The Aureitalea marina genome includes a window with the following:
- the leuC gene encoding 3-isopropylmalate dehydratase large subunit: MKTLFDKVWDSHVVDSVTDGPQVLYIDTHLIHEVTSPQAFQELEERAIPIFRPDQIFATADHNTPTLNQHLPVEDPLSRKQLQQLSENCEKHGISLFELGHMNNGIVHVMAPEQGITQPGKTMVCGDSHTSTHGAFGAIAFGIGTSQVAQVFASQCLLLTKPKSMRVTVNGDLAPGVLPKDVILYIISQIGTNAGTGYFCEYAGDVFEKMSMEGRMTVCNMSIEMGARGGMIAPDQTTFDYMQGRPYAPKGEEWEAKLAYWKSLPTDSGASFDKEFHFDAADIKPMITYGTNPGMGMGLGELIPNSDDASFKKSLDYMGLEAGSNLMEMPINFVFIGSCTNSRIEDFRVAADYIKGKRKADNVTAWLVPGSKQVESQIDREGLRDIFTEAGFEIRQPGCSACLAMNDDKIPQGEYCVSTSNRNFEGRQGQGARTILASPLVAAATAIEGKIVDVSKQLN; the protein is encoded by the coding sequence TTGAAAACACTCTTTGATAAGGTATGGGACTCACATGTGGTCGATTCGGTAACGGATGGGCCACAAGTTTTGTATATCGATACCCATTTGATCCATGAAGTAACCAGCCCACAAGCCTTCCAGGAACTGGAAGAGCGCGCTATACCCATCTTCAGACCCGATCAGATCTTTGCCACTGCAGATCACAATACCCCTACCCTGAACCAGCATTTACCGGTTGAGGATCCGCTTTCGCGTAAGCAACTTCAACAGCTTAGTGAAAACTGCGAGAAACACGGTATCAGCCTCTTCGAATTAGGGCACATGAATAACGGCATCGTTCATGTTATGGCTCCGGAGCAAGGGATCACTCAACCCGGGAAGACGATGGTCTGTGGAGATTCCCATACGTCCACTCACGGTGCGTTTGGGGCTATTGCCTTTGGGATAGGAACCAGTCAGGTAGCCCAGGTATTTGCCAGCCAATGTCTACTTCTGACCAAGCCGAAAAGCATGCGAGTAACGGTAAATGGCGATCTGGCTCCTGGCGTATTGCCTAAAGATGTCATCCTGTACATCATCTCACAGATCGGGACCAATGCCGGAACCGGTTATTTCTGCGAGTATGCCGGAGATGTCTTTGAGAAGATGAGCATGGAAGGCCGTATGACCGTTTGCAATATGAGTATCGAAATGGGGGCACGCGGGGGAATGATCGCCCCGGACCAAACCACTTTCGATTATATGCAGGGTCGTCCCTACGCTCCCAAAGGAGAAGAATGGGAAGCCAAACTGGCCTATTGGAAATCTTTGCCCACAGATAGCGGGGCAAGTTTTGACAAAGAATTTCATTTTGATGCTGCAGACATCAAACCCATGATCACTTACGGTACCAATCCCGGCATGGGAATGGGATTAGGTGAACTCATACCCAATTCCGATGATGCTTCCTTTAAGAAGTCCTTGGATTATATGGGCTTGGAGGCAGGCAGTAATTTGATGGAAATGCCAATCAATTTTGTCTTCATCGGTAGTTGCACCAACTCCCGTATAGAAGACTTTCGAGTGGCTGCGGATTATATCAAAGGAAAAAGAAAGGCTGACAATGTAACGGCCTGGCTGGTGCCCGGCAGTAAGCAGGTCGAGTCACAGATCGATCGTGAGGGACTTCGGGATATCTTTACCGAAGCCGGATTCGAGATCAGGCAACCGGGATGCTCTGCTTGCCTGGCCATGAACGATGATAAGATACCTCAAGGAGAATATTGCGTTTCCACTTCCAATCGGAATTTTGAAGGGCGTCAGGGGCAGGGCGCGCGAACCATCCTGGCTAGTCCACTGGTAGCAGCTGCAACAGCCATCGAAGGAAAGATAGTGGATGTTAGTAAACAATTGAATTAG
- a CDS encoding 2-isopropylmalate synthase, which translates to MPNEHVQIFDTTLRDGEQVPGCKLNTQQKVIIAKQLDQLGVDVIEAGFPISSPGDFKSVEAVSQTVENATVCGLTRAVKKDIEVAAEALKKARKPRIHTGIGTSDSHIKHKFKSTREEILVRAYEAVKYAKSFVEDVEFYAEDAGRTDNEYLARVCEEAIRGGATVLNIPDTTGYCLPSEYGAKIKYLKENVRGIEKAILSCHCHNDLGLATANSVEGTINGARQVECTINGIGERAGNTALEEVVMVFKQHPYLNLVTGIKTELLYQTSQLVSESMGIYTQPNKAIVGSNAFAHSSGIHQDGVIKNRETYEIIDPKDVGVNHSAIVLTARSGRAALAYRAKNLGYELTKLQLDEVYANFLDFADRKKEIEDDDIHQIIETSSIYSQIISSAS; encoded by the coding sequence ATGCCCAACGAGCACGTTCAAATTTTCGATACTACACTCAGGGATGGTGAACAAGTCCCAGGATGCAAATTAAACACCCAACAGAAGGTCATAATTGCCAAACAGTTGGACCAACTAGGGGTCGATGTGATCGAAGCCGGTTTCCCCATCTCCAGTCCTGGAGATTTCAAGTCAGTTGAAGCTGTTTCACAGACAGTCGAAAACGCTACAGTCTGTGGTTTGACCCGCGCTGTGAAAAAGGATATTGAAGTGGCCGCTGAAGCCTTGAAAAAGGCCAGGAAGCCCAGAATCCATACCGGTATCGGCACGTCGGACTCCCACATCAAACACAAGTTCAAATCGACCAGGGAAGAAATACTGGTCCGTGCATACGAAGCGGTGAAATACGCCAAAAGCTTTGTAGAGGATGTGGAATTCTATGCGGAGGACGCTGGTAGAACAGACAATGAATATCTGGCCAGGGTATGTGAAGAGGCCATCCGAGGAGGGGCTACTGTGCTCAATATTCCGGATACAACAGGATACTGCCTGCCGAGTGAATACGGTGCGAAGATCAAATACCTGAAGGAAAACGTTCGGGGCATTGAGAAAGCCATCCTTTCCTGCCATTGCCACAATGACCTGGGGTTGGCTACGGCCAATTCTGTAGAAGGGACCATTAACGGAGCTCGGCAAGTTGAATGTACCATCAACGGTATTGGTGAGCGAGCTGGGAATACTGCACTGGAAGAGGTAGTAATGGTATTCAAGCAACACCCCTACCTCAATCTGGTCACGGGAATAAAGACAGAATTACTCTATCAGACCAGTCAATTGGTCTCCGAAAGCATGGGAATCTACACCCAGCCTAACAAAGCTATTGTTGGATCCAATGCTTTTGCTCATAGTTCCGGCATCCACCAGGACGGGGTGATCAAGAACCGGGAGACCTACGAGATAATCGATCCAAAGGATGTAGGGGTCAATCACTCGGCCATTGTACTAACGGCAAGAAGCGGTCGTGCTGCCTTGGCTTACCGAGCCAAAAATTTGGGTTACGAATTGACCAAGCTCCAACTGGACGAGGTCTATGCGAATTTCCTGGATTTTGCCGACCGGAAGAAAGAGATCGAAGATGACGACATTCATCAGATCATTGAGACCTCATCGATCTATTCACAAATCATATCATCTGCCTCTTGA
- a CDS encoding alpha/beta fold hydrolase encodes MKQLTIRDFQTRTGVLLDEIPLSYELFGPRLGRAPMVLVNHALTGNSHVSGSDGWWNRLIGSGCTIDTNRYTVLAFNIPGNGFDNYLVSKPEDFSVYDVAQLFLAGIRQLEIQSIFAGIGGSLGGSILWQMAVLQPELFDHIIPVASDWKASDWLLAQCRVQKQILENSIRPLHDARVHAMTFYRSPESFKEKFGRKWDADRKLFDIESWLLHHGQKLQRRFGLQAYTLMNHLLMTADITAAGRELEDLVGPISGAIHLIGVDSDGFYLDQEIRQTFERLSSVKQQISYHQIESIHGHDAFLIEYQQLDRILQPVFNPIVQNDEYSTDFHLQAV; translated from the coding sequence ATGAAGCAGTTGACCATCCGCGATTTCCAGACCAGGACAGGAGTCCTGCTGGATGAGATACCCCTGAGTTATGAGTTATTCGGACCCCGACTTGGCCGGGCTCCGATGGTACTGGTCAATCATGCATTGACCGGGAACAGCCATGTGTCCGGTTCGGACGGCTGGTGGAACCGCCTGATCGGGTCTGGTTGCACCATTGACACTAATCGGTACACCGTACTGGCCTTTAACATTCCCGGCAACGGCTTTGATAATTACCTGGTTTCTAAACCGGAGGACTTCAGCGTCTACGATGTCGCCCAATTGTTTCTGGCTGGAATAAGGCAACTGGAAATTCAATCAATCTTCGCCGGGATCGGTGGTTCCTTGGGAGGCAGCATCCTTTGGCAGATGGCCGTTTTGCAACCTGAGTTGTTTGATCACATCATTCCTGTGGCTTCAGATTGGAAGGCATCAGATTGGTTACTGGCTCAATGCCGCGTACAGAAACAGATCCTGGAGAACTCGATTAGGCCATTACACGATGCCCGGGTTCATGCTATGACCTTTTATCGGTCCCCGGAATCATTCAAGGAGAAATTCGGAAGGAAATGGGATGCTGATCGTAAGTTGTTTGACATCGAAAGCTGGCTGCTGCACCACGGTCAAAAATTGCAACGGAGATTTGGTTTACAAGCCTATACCCTGATGAATCATTTACTGATGACAGCAGACATCACGGCGGCTGGTCGAGAACTTGAGGATCTAGTGGGCCCCATTAGCGGCGCCATCCACCTGATCGGAGTAGATAGTGATGGATTTTACCTGGACCAGGAGATCCGTCAAACTTTTGAGAGGCTCAGTTCAGTAAAACAACAGATCAGTTACCATCAGATCGAGTCTATTCACGGACACGATGCTTTCCTGATCGAGTACCAGCAGTTGGACAGAATTCTCCAACCAGTCTTTAACCCTATAGTCCAAAACGATGAGTACAGCACAGACTTTCATCTCCAGGCCGTCTGA
- a CDS encoding aspartate kinase yields the protein MSTAQTFISRPSEARIDLDCIGRKRINLAVFGCGQVGGRLLEQLLEARLRICEENKLDIRVIAVANSTNLLLGEDSLSGNWHKDLTGSGESSGVSAVIRYAKENKLQNLIAVDNTASQELVDKYPDLIRAGFNLVSSNKLANVSSHAQYNGLRELLRQNNKHYFYETNVGAGLPLIDTLKLLSLSGEKVTRVRGVFSGSLSYIFNEFSQSVQPFSKVLAKARTGGLTEPDSRLDLSGADVGRKLAILARELGLSCELDQVQIQNLIPADLRKLSPLEFENRIEELNVGMHIRRKNLSPGQVLRYVADLKIGAEHKEGIMMQAGLQVVNKQSNLGGLAGSDTIFEIFTPNYQKHPLVIQGAGAGADVTARGVLGDILRIGQLIH from the coding sequence ATGAGTACAGCACAGACTTTCATCTCCAGGCCGTCTGAGGCCCGCATCGATCTGGATTGCATCGGTCGTAAACGGATCAATCTGGCTGTATTCGGATGTGGTCAGGTAGGAGGTCGGTTATTGGAGCAACTCTTGGAAGCCAGGCTACGAATTTGTGAAGAGAACAAACTCGATATTCGAGTAATTGCAGTTGCTAATTCTACCAACTTATTACTCGGGGAGGATAGCCTCAGTGGCAACTGGCATAAAGACCTGACGGGATCCGGAGAGTCATCTGGAGTTAGTGCGGTCATTCGTTATGCCAAGGAGAACAAACTGCAGAATCTTATTGCGGTGGATAACACTGCCTCCCAGGAATTGGTAGACAAGTATCCTGATTTAATCCGAGCTGGTTTCAATTTGGTTTCTTCCAACAAATTGGCCAATGTGAGTAGCCATGCTCAATACAATGGCCTGAGAGAGTTGTTGCGACAGAACAACAAGCATTATTTCTATGAAACTAATGTGGGCGCCGGTCTTCCGCTTATCGATACGCTGAAATTGCTTAGTCTTTCGGGAGAAAAGGTTACCAGGGTCCGGGGAGTATTTTCAGGTTCCCTTTCTTATATCTTCAATGAATTCTCTCAATCGGTTCAACCTTTTTCCAAGGTACTGGCCAAGGCTAGGACTGGTGGGCTTACTGAGCCCGATTCCCGGCTCGATCTGAGTGGTGCCGATGTTGGCCGTAAGTTGGCTATATTGGCGCGGGAGTTGGGATTGTCCTGTGAATTGGATCAGGTGCAGATTCAAAATCTGATACCCGCAGACCTTAGAAAGTTAAGTCCTTTGGAATTTGAGAACCGAATTGAAGAATTGAATGTGGGGATGCATATCCGCAGAAAGAATTTGTCTCCTGGTCAGGTTCTTCGTTATGTAGCTGATCTGAAGATCGGGGCAGAACATAAAGAGGGAATTATGATGCAAGCCGGGCTTCAGGTTGTCAATAAACAGAGTAACCTGGGCGGATTGGCTGGATCTGATACCATATTCGAGATATTCACTCCCAATTACCAGAAACACCCCTTGGTCATCCAAGGTGCGGGAGCAGGAGCGGATGTAACTGCTCGAGGTGTGCTAGGCGATATTTTACGGATAGGGCAATTGATCCATTGA
- a CDS encoding OsmC family protein: MKVNLERKNDQFLFEAIGATGVPVHIDNKTGDEVHGASPMELVLMGVGGCSAIDVIFILQKQKLVIDDYRIEVEGSRMEVGGAKPFESILVTMYLEGDIPPAKAKRAVGLSFEKYCSVSITLQPRVKIDYRVVLNGELLE, encoded by the coding sequence ATGAAAGTCAATTTAGAAAGAAAAAACGATCAGTTCTTATTCGAGGCCATAGGTGCGACAGGTGTACCTGTTCATATTGATAATAAAACCGGAGATGAGGTCCATGGAGCAAGTCCGATGGAGCTGGTATTGATGGGAGTGGGTGGTTGCAGTGCCATCGATGTGATCTTTATCCTGCAAAAACAAAAGCTGGTCATCGATGATTACCGCATTGAGGTTGAAGGGAGCCGAATGGAAGTGGGAGGAGCCAAACCTTTTGAATCCATACTAGTGACCATGTACCTGGAGGGTGATATTCCACCGGCTAAGGCCAAACGGGCTGTAGGGTTGAGTTTTGAAAAATATTGTTCGGTCTCCATAACCCTTCAACCCAGGGTCAAGATCGATTACAGAGTAGTACTTAACGGAGAACTTTTAGAATGA
- a CDS encoding trans-sulfuration enzyme family protein has product MSHFETQAIRTQMERTAFQEHSNPLFLTSSFVFDDAEDMRASFAEEKERAIYSRFTNPNTSELVDKMCLLEGAEAGYAFATGMAAVFSTFAALLKSGDHILSCRSVFGSTHGLFTRYLPKWNINTTYFGADQVDQLDDFVLPETKILYVETPTNPAIEILDLEFLGQFARERGLLFVVDNCFATPYLQRPIDFGAHLVIHSATKLIDGQGRVLGGITVGQKDLIREIYLFARNTGPALSPFNAWVLSKSLETLAVRVEKHCDNAEILATRLEEHSSIKRVKYPFLDSHPSSEIARKQMKRGGNIVAFELAGGLEVGREFLNKIALCSLSANLGDTRTIVTHPASTTHSKLSSEERLQVGITDGLVRMSVGLEHVEDIWTDLLQALNN; this is encoded by the coding sequence ATGAGTCATTTTGAAACGCAGGCTATCCGTACTCAAATGGAGAGAACCGCTTTCCAGGAACACTCCAATCCTTTGTTCCTGACCTCCAGCTTTGTCTTTGACGATGCCGAGGACATGCGGGCTTCTTTTGCAGAGGAAAAAGAGCGAGCGATATACAGTCGGTTTACCAATCCCAATACCTCAGAATTAGTAGACAAAATGTGTCTTTTGGAAGGTGCAGAGGCGGGATATGCATTTGCCACCGGTATGGCTGCCGTTTTTTCCACTTTTGCTGCTTTGCTGAAGTCTGGCGATCACATTTTGAGTTGTCGGTCGGTCTTTGGGAGTACCCATGGGTTGTTTACCCGTTACCTGCCCAAATGGAATATCAACACCACCTATTTTGGTGCCGATCAGGTGGATCAGTTGGACGACTTTGTCCTACCTGAGACGAAGATCCTCTATGTGGAAACTCCCACCAATCCGGCAATAGAGATACTGGACCTGGAGTTCTTGGGTCAATTTGCTAGGGAAAGAGGGTTGCTTTTTGTGGTAGATAACTGTTTCGCCACACCTTATTTACAGCGCCCCATCGATTTTGGTGCCCATTTGGTCATTCATTCGGCTACTAAGCTCATCGATGGCCAAGGCAGGGTGCTGGGAGGTATAACCGTAGGGCAGAAGGACCTGATCAGGGAGATCTATCTCTTTGCCCGCAATACCGGACCCGCTTTATCCCCATTCAACGCCTGGGTGCTTTCCAAGAGTTTGGAGACTCTGGCCGTGAGAGTTGAGAAACACTGCGACAATGCAGAGATATTGGCAACGAGATTGGAAGAGCATTCGTCCATTAAGCGCGTTAAGTATCCATTCCTGGATTCCCATCCGTCCTCGGAGATTGCCCGTAAGCAGATGAAGCGGGGAGGTAATATCGTGGCCTTCGAGCTAGCCGGTGGCCTGGAGGTAGGGAGAGAATTCCTAAACAAGATTGCCCTTTGTTCACTTTCAGCAAATTTGGGAGATACGAGGACCATTGTTACTCATCCAGCCTCCACTACACACAGCAAACTGAGTTCGGAAGAACGACTGCAGGTTGGAATTACCGATGGCCTGGTCCGTATGTCTGTTGGTCTGGAACATGTGGAAGATATTTGGACCGACCTTCTTCAAGCCCTAAATAATTAA
- a CDS encoding homocysteine S-methyltransferase family protein — translation MSKDLYQAVKERILVLDGAMGTMLQQYKFSEEDFRGDRFKDHPVSVKGNNDLLCITQPEAVASVHRAYFEAGADMVETNTFSGTTIAMADYQMEDLVYEINFEAARIARQVADELTADQPDKPRFVAGAMGPTNKTASMSPDVNDPGFRAVSFDELRKAYKLQAEALVDGGVDCLLVETVFDTLNAKAALFAIDQIRDELKLNIPVMVSGTITDASGRTLSGQTAEAFLISIDHTQLLSVGFNCALGASQLRPYLEVVANRSGTAISAYPNAGLPNAFGEYDQSPEEMAEQIRVYLEKGLINIIGGCCGTSPEHIKSIAEVAQDYSPRIIPNLQAVL, via the coding sequence ATGAGTAAAGATCTTTACCAAGCTGTAAAAGAACGCATTCTGGTCCTGGATGGAGCCATGGGGACCATGTTACAGCAATACAAGTTTAGCGAGGAAGATTTTCGAGGGGATCGGTTTAAAGATCATCCCGTTTCCGTCAAAGGAAATAACGATCTGCTTTGTATCACTCAGCCCGAGGCAGTGGCATCAGTCCACCGAGCCTATTTTGAGGCAGGTGCGGACATGGTGGAGACCAACACCTTTTCCGGAACCACCATCGCCATGGCCGATTACCAAATGGAAGACCTGGTATATGAGATAAATTTTGAAGCGGCCCGAATTGCCCGTCAAGTGGCCGATGAGCTAACCGCCGATCAACCAGATAAGCCAAGATTCGTTGCCGGTGCCATGGGTCCCACTAACAAGACTGCCAGCATGTCGCCGGATGTGAACGATCCGGGCTTTCGGGCAGTTAGTTTTGACGAACTCAGAAAGGCTTATAAACTACAGGCAGAGGCCCTGGTGGATGGTGGTGTGGATTGTCTTTTAGTAGAAACAGTCTTCGACACCTTGAATGCCAAGGCAGCCTTATTTGCCATTGACCAGATCAGGGATGAGCTCAAATTGAATATCCCGGTCATGGTCAGCGGTACAATAACTGATGCTTCGGGAAGAACTTTGTCAGGACAAACGGCGGAGGCCTTCCTGATCTCAATCGATCACACCCAATTGCTGAGTGTAGGTTTTAATTGTGCCCTGGGAGCAAGCCAGTTGAGACCCTACCTGGAAGTTGTTGCTAATCGGAGTGGAACCGCTATTTCCGCTTATCCAAATGCCGGCCTGCCCAATGCCTTTGGTGAGTATGATCAAAGCCCGGAGGAAATGGCAGAACAAATACGGGTCTACCTGGAGAAGGGACTGATCAATATAATTGGAGGATGTTGCGGCACATCGCCCGAGCACATAAAGTCTATTGCAGAAGTTGCGCAAGATTACAGCCCGAGAATCATACCTAATCTACAAGCTGTCCTGTAA
- the metF gene encoding methylenetetrahydrofolate reductase [NAD(P)H], producing MKVTEHLDKNQGKTLFSFEILPPLKGQNIQSIFENIDPLMEFNPPFIDVTYHREEYVYKELSNGLLEKHIVRKRPGTVGICAAIQNKYQVDAIPHILCGGFTREDTENFLIDLNFLGIDNVMALRGDAVKTETYFTPEKDGHEYASQLVGQIIALNLGEYLDEEIQNQAKTDFCIGVAGYPEKHMEAPNLDSDIHFLKKKIAKGASYVVTQMFFDNKCYFEFVDRCRKAGIDVPIIPGLKPLATKKQLNLIPHRFNADLPEELIKEVIKCENNKEVRQVGIEWCIAQSKELMDNGVPVLHYYSMGKSNNIRAIAQELF from the coding sequence ATGAAAGTAACAGAACATCTGGATAAGAACCAGGGCAAAACCTTGTTCAGCTTTGAGATTCTGCCACCGCTCAAAGGTCAGAATATCCAGTCTATATTCGAGAATATAGACCCCTTGATGGAATTCAATCCACCCTTTATCGATGTGACCTATCATCGGGAAGAGTATGTTTACAAGGAGTTGTCTAATGGTCTATTGGAAAAACACATTGTCCGTAAACGCCCTGGTACAGTTGGTATCTGTGCGGCAATCCAGAACAAATACCAGGTAGATGCTATTCCGCATATCCTATGTGGAGGTTTTACCAGAGAAGACACCGAAAACTTCCTGATCGATCTTAACTTCCTGGGGATCGACAATGTAATGGCTTTAAGAGGTGATGCCGTAAAAACAGAGACCTATTTCACGCCGGAAAAGGACGGGCATGAGTACGCCTCACAGCTGGTGGGTCAGATCATAGCATTGAACCTAGGAGAATACCTGGACGAAGAAATACAAAACCAGGCCAAAACGGACTTTTGCATAGGCGTTGCTGGCTATCCGGAGAAGCACATGGAAGCCCCCAACCTGGACAGCGATATTCATTTTCTGAAAAAGAAGATCGCCAAAGGAGCATCCTATGTGGTCACCCAAATGTTCTTTGACAACAAATGCTATTTCGAATTTGTGGATCGTTGTCGTAAGGCAGGAATTGACGTACCCATTATCCCGGGATTGAAACCCCTGGCCACTAAGAAGCAGCTCAATCTGATCCCGCATCGATTCAATGCTGATCTTCCGGAAGAGTTGATCAAGGAAGTGATCAAATGTGAGAACAATAAGGAAGTCAGACAAGTGGGAATAGAGTGGTGCATAGCCCAAAGCAAGGAATTGATGGACAATGGTGTACCGGTGCTCCATTATTACTCCATGGGAAAGAGCAATAATATCAGAGCCATAGCCCAAGAGTTGTTCTGA
- a CDS encoding RrF2 family transcriptional regulator — protein MLSRKTKYGIKALTYLALNQGEQPVPISDIAKSESISRKFLESILLELKKTGMLGSKKGKGGGYYLRDQPSQIMIATVYRVLEGPIALVPCVSLNFYERCDDCQDEADCAVHHLMIRVRDNTLSVLEKTTLADLINH, from the coding sequence ATGTTGTCCCGCAAAACTAAATATGGTATTAAAGCGCTTACCTACCTCGCATTGAATCAGGGTGAACAGCCGGTTCCCATATCCGATATTGCTAAGTCTGAATCCATTTCGAGAAAATTTCTGGAGAGCATATTGCTGGAATTGAAAAAAACCGGGATGCTGGGATCCAAGAAAGGGAAGGGCGGAGGTTATTACCTGCGGGATCAACCTTCTCAGATCATGATCGCCACAGTCTACCGAGTACTGGAAGGGCCAATTGCCCTTGTACCCTGTGTAAGTCTGAACTTTTACGAGCGCTGTGATGACTGCCAGGACGAAGCCGACTGTGCGGTGCATCACCTCATGATTCGCGTTAGGGACAACACACTAAGTGTCTTGGAAAAGACCACCCTGGCCGATCTAATTAATCATTGA
- a CDS encoding phosphoadenosine phosphosulfate reductase family protein, producing the protein MIDQNNLYLFNTNLRHEDPRATVEFLLSRSERPLISTSFGPRSAALLHLVTQMRPDIPVVWCDTGFNTEATYRHAVLLTDMLNLNLEVFSPRMTTAFLRHNFGEPGLDNPYHAELSRQAKLEPFERALQKYRPDCWFSNLRHGQTDHRDSIDILSLHSEGVLKASPFYYFDNAQLDRYLLENGLPTEYDYFDPIKAMAKRECGIHFNR; encoded by the coding sequence ATGATTGATCAAAACAACCTATACCTCTTCAACACTAACCTTAGGCATGAAGATCCTCGCGCAACTGTCGAATTCCTCTTATCTCGTTCAGAGCGCCCGCTGATCTCCACCAGTTTTGGCCCCAGATCTGCGGCACTATTGCACCTGGTGACACAAATGAGACCTGATATTCCTGTAGTTTGGTGTGATACGGGTTTCAATACTGAAGCCACTTATCGGCATGCTGTCCTGCTCACCGACATGCTTAACCTTAACCTGGAAGTGTTCTCCCCCAGGATGACCACAGCTTTTCTGAGGCATAATTTTGGAGAGCCTGGACTAGACAACCCCTATCATGCCGAACTGTCCAGGCAGGCCAAGTTGGAACCTTTTGAAAGGGCTTTACAGAAGTACAGACCGGATTGCTGGTTCTCTAATCTAAGACATGGTCAGACAGATCACAGGGATTCCATTGACATCTTGAGTCTTCATTCTGAAGGGGTACTCAAGGCATCACCCTTTTATTACTTTGATAATGCACAGTTGGACCGCTATTTACTTGAAAATGGCCTACCTACTGAATACGATTATTTTGATCCCATCAAAGCCATGGCCAAACGGGAATGTGGTATACATTTCAACCGCTAA
- a CDS encoding threonine ammonia-lyase, translated as MSKPLPSKQDLEHTYAQIGHLVHRTPVLSSRLINEISGAEVYFKCENFQKSGSFKMRGALNAISNLSSAQQRSGVVTHSSGNFGQAVALSAANLGVEAHIVMPINAPDVKKKAVTQYGGNIIQCEATLEARERNAGNIVASKGASFLHPSNQIEVILGNATAGMELLQDHPELDVLMTPVGGGGLLAGNALAAHYFGQDCTVIGAEPALVDDAYRSLLSGKIEGNTRTDTIADGLRTTLGSVNFPIITQLVDQIIRVEEDEIISALKLVWERLKIIIEPSCAVPVAALLKEPEKFRGKRVGIILSGGNVDLSKLPF; from the coding sequence GTGTCCAAACCACTACCTTCCAAGCAAGACCTGGAGCATACCTATGCTCAAATAGGTCATTTGGTGCATAGAACACCTGTTCTTAGCTCTCGCCTGATCAACGAGATCAGCGGGGCAGAAGTCTACTTCAAATGCGAGAACTTTCAGAAATCGGGTTCTTTTAAAATGCGTGGCGCCCTCAATGCCATTAGTAACCTTAGTTCTGCCCAACAGCGCTCTGGGGTTGTTACCCACTCTTCAGGTAATTTTGGACAAGCGGTGGCTTTATCTGCGGCAAATCTTGGAGTTGAAGCTCATATCGTTATGCCGATCAATGCACCTGACGTAAAGAAGAAAGCGGTTACGCAGTACGGTGGAAACATCATCCAATGTGAGGCTACCCTGGAGGCCAGGGAGCGGAATGCCGGGAACATTGTGGCCAGTAAAGGCGCAAGCTTTCTTCATCCCAGCAATCAGATCGAAGTGATACTGGGTAATGCTACGGCGGGCATGGAGCTATTGCAAGACCATCCCGAACTGGATGTATTAATGACCCCGGTGGGCGGTGGAGGATTATTGGCCGGAAATGCACTAGCCGCTCATTATTTCGGTCAAGATTGTACGGTAATAGGTGCAGAACCTGCTTTGGTGGATGACGCCTACAGATCGCTTCTCTCCGGAAAGATCGAGGGCAATACCAGAACAGATACCATTGCGGACGGCCTCAGAACTACCCTGGGTTCCGTAAATTTTCCGATCATTACACAGTTGGTGGATCAAATTATCCGGGTAGAAGAAGATGAGATCATTTCCGCTTTGAAATTGGTTTGGGAACGGCTTAAGATCATCATCGAACCTTCCTGCGCGGTTCCGGTAGCAGCTTTATTGAAAGAGCCTGAAAAGTTCCGCGGAAAGCGGGTTGGGATCATTTTGTCCGGTGGGAATGTAGATCTTTCCAAGCTCCCCTTCTGA